One window of the Piliocolobus tephrosceles isolate RC106 chromosome 17, ASM277652v3, whole genome shotgun sequence genome contains the following:
- the SLC9A5 gene encoding sodium/hydrogen exchanger 5 isoform X4, producing the protein MLRAALSLLALPLAGAAEEPTQKPESPGEPPPGLELFRWQWHEVEAPYLVALWILVASLAKIVFHLSRKVTSLVPESCLLILLGLVLGGIVLAVAKKAEYQLEPGTFFLFLLPPIVLDSGYFMPSRLFFDNLGAILTYAVVGTLWNAFTTGAALWGLQQAGLVAPRVQAGLLDFLLFGSLISAVDPVAVLAVFEEVHVNETLFIIVFGESLLNDAVTVVLYKVCNSFVEMGSANVQATDYLKGVASLFVVSLGGAAVGLVFAFLLALTTRFTKRVRIIEPLLVFLLAYAAYLTAEMASLSAILAVTMCGLGCKKYVEANISHKSRTTVKYTMKTLASCAETVIFMLLGISAVDSSKWAWDSGLVLGTLIFILFFRALGVVLQTWVLNQFRLVPLDKIDQVVMSYGGLRGAVAFALVILLDRTKVPAKDYFVATTIVVVFFTVIVQGLTIKPLVKWLKVKRSEHHKPTLNQELHEHTFDHILAAVEDVVGHHGYHYWRDRWEQFDKKYLSQLLMRRSAYRIRDQIWDVYYRLNIRDAISFVDQGGHVLSSTGLTLPSMPSRNSVAETSVTNLLRESGSGACLDLQVIDTVRSGRDREDAVMHHLLCGGLYKPRRRETLRCAQAHESFPPPQPVQRRSSPGRVGRGTWQCTCPRKPPRLCLWTCRPVGTRASHPWRA; encoded by the exons ATGCTGCGCGCCGCCCTGTCCCTGCTCGCGCTGCCCCTGGCGGGGGCGGCCGAAGAGCCCACCCAGAAGCCAGAGTCCCCAGGCGAGCCTCCCCCAGGCTTGGAGCTCTTCCGCTGGCAGTGGCACGAGGTCGAGGCGCCCTACCTGGTGGCCCTGTGGATCCTggtggccagcctggccaaaattg TATTTCACCTTTCTCGGAAAGTAACATCTCTGGTCCCTGAGAGCTGCCTGCTGATTTTGCTGGGCCTGGTGCTAGGGGGCATTGTTTTGGCTGTGGCCAAGAAAGCTGAGTACCAGCTGGAGCCAGgcaccttcttcctcttcctgctgcCTCCTATTGTGTTGGACTCAGGCTATTTCATGCCTAGCAGACTGTTCTTTGACAACTTGGGTGCCATCCTCACCTATGCCGTGGTAGGCACACTCTGGAATGCCTTCACAACAGGCGCTGCCCTCTGGGGCTTGCAGCAGGCTGGACTTGTAG CCCCTAGGGTGCAGGCTGGCTTACTGGACTTTCTGCTGTTTGGGAGCCTCATCTCGGCGGTGGACCCTGTGGCCGTGCTAGCTGTCTTTGAGGAGGTGCACGTCAATGAGACTCTCTTTATCATCGTCTTTGGCGAGTCCCTGCTCAACGATGCAGTCACCGTG GTGCTGTACAAGGTCTGCAACTCCTTTGTGGAGATGGGCTCTGCCAACGTGCAGGCCACTGACTACCTGAAGGGAGTCG cctccctgttTGTGGTCAGTCTGGGCGGGGCAGCCGTGGGCTTAGTCTTTGCCTTCCTCCTGGCCCTGACCACACGCTTCACCAAGCGGGTCCGCATCATCGAGCCGCTGCTGGTCTTCCTCCTCGCCTACGCAGCCTACCTCACTGCTGAAATGGCCTCGCTCTCCGCCATTCTTGC GGTGACCATGTGTGGCCTGGGCTGTAAGAAGTACGTGGAGGCCAACATCTCCCATAAGTCACGCACAACTGTCAAATATACAATGAAGACTCTAGCCAGCTGTGCTGAGACCGTCATCTTCATGCTGCTTGGCATCTCAGCTGTAGACTCTTCTAAGTGGGCCTGGGATTCTGGGCTGGTGCTTGGAACCCTCATCTTCATCCTGTTCTTCCGAGCCCTCG GCGTAGTCCTGCAGACCTGGGTGCTGAATCAGTTCCGGCTAGTCCCTCTGGACAAGATTGACCAAGTGGTGATGTCCTATGGGGGCCTGCGGGGGGCTGTGGCCTTTGCTCTCGTCATCCTACTGGATAGGACCAAGGTCCCTGCCAAGGACTACTTTGTAGCCACCACTATTGTAGTGGTCTTCTTCACAGTCATCGTGCAG GGCTTGACCATCAAGCCACTGGTCAAATGGCTGAAGGTGAAGAGGAGTGAGCATCACAAACCCACCCTGAACCAGGAGCTGCATGAGCAC ACTTTTGACCACATTCTGGCTGCAGTGGAGGACGTTGTGGGGCACCATGGCTACCACTACTGGAGGGACAG GTGGGAGCAGTTTGACAAGAAATACCTGAGTCAGCTACTGATGCGACGGTCAGCCTACCGCATCCGGGACCAGATCTGGGATGTGTACTACAGGCTCAACATCCGGGATGCCATCAGCTTTGTGGACCAG GGAGGCCACGTCTTATCTTCCACAGGTCTCACTCTGCCTTCTATGCCCAGCCGCAATTCTGTGGCAGAGACTTCTGTTACCAACCTGCT GAGGGAGAGTGGCAGTGGAGCATGTCTGGATCTGCAGGTGATTGACACGGTACGCAGCGGCCGGGATCGTGAGGATGCTGTGATGCATCATCTGCTCTGCGGAGGCCTCTACAAGCCGCGCCGTAGG GAAACCTTGAGGTGTGCCCAAGCCCACGAATCATTCCCCCCTCCCCAACCTGTGCAGAGAAGGAGCTCCCCTGGAAGAGTGGGCAGGGGGACCTGGCAGTGTACGTGTCCTCGGAAACCACCAAGATTGTGCCTGTGGACATGCAGACCGGTTGGAACCAGAGCATCTCATCCCTGGAGAGCCTAG
- the SLC9A5 gene encoding sodium/hydrogen exchanger 5 isoform X2, with amino-acid sequence MLRAALSLLALPLAGAAEEPTQKPESPGEPPPGLELFRWQWHEVEAPYLVALWILVASLAKIVFHLSRKVTSLVPESCLLILLGLVLGGIVLAVAKKAEYQLEPGTFFLFLLPPIVLDSGYFMPSRLFFDNLGAILTYAVVGTLWNAFTTGAALWGLQQAGLVAPRVQAGLLDFLLFGSLISAVDPVAVLAVFEEVHVNETLFIIVFGESLLNDAVTVVLYKVCNSFVEMGSANVQATDYLKGVASLFVVSLGGAAVGLVFAFLLALTTRFTKRVRIIEPLLVFLLAYAAYLTAEMASLSAILAVTMCGLGCKKYVEANISHKSRTTVKYTMKTLASCAETVIFMLLGISAVDSSKWAWDSGLVLGTLIFILFFRALGVVLQTWVLNQFRLVPLDKIDQVVMSYGGLRGAVAFALVILLDRTKVPAKDYFVATTIVVVFFTVIVQGLTIKPLVKWLKVKRSEHHKPTLNQELHEHTFDHILAAVEDVVGHHGYHYWRDRWEQFDKKYLSQLLMRRSAYRIRDQIWDVYYRLNIRDAISFVDQGGHVLSSTGLTLPSMPSRNSVAETSVTNLLRESGSGACLDLQVIDTVRSGRDREDAVMHHLLCGGLYKPRRRYKASCSRHFISEDAQERQDKEVFQQNMKRRLESFKSTKHNICFTKSKPRPRKTGRRKDGVANAEATNGKPGDLGFQDTAAVILTVESEEEEEESDSSETEKEDDEGIIFVARATSEVLQEGKVSGNLEVCPSPRIIPPSPTCAEKELPWKSGQGDLAVYVSSETTKIVPVDMQTGWNQSISSLESLASPPCNQAPILTCLPPHPRGAEEPQAPLHLPSDPRPSFAFPPSLAKAGRSRSESSADLPQQQELQPLMGHKDHTHLSPGTTTSHWCIQFNRGSRL; translated from the exons ATGCTGCGCGCCGCCCTGTCCCTGCTCGCGCTGCCCCTGGCGGGGGCGGCCGAAGAGCCCACCCAGAAGCCAGAGTCCCCAGGCGAGCCTCCCCCAGGCTTGGAGCTCTTCCGCTGGCAGTGGCACGAGGTCGAGGCGCCCTACCTGGTGGCCCTGTGGATCCTggtggccagcctggccaaaattg TATTTCACCTTTCTCGGAAAGTAACATCTCTGGTCCCTGAGAGCTGCCTGCTGATTTTGCTGGGCCTGGTGCTAGGGGGCATTGTTTTGGCTGTGGCCAAGAAAGCTGAGTACCAGCTGGAGCCAGgcaccttcttcctcttcctgctgcCTCCTATTGTGTTGGACTCAGGCTATTTCATGCCTAGCAGACTGTTCTTTGACAACTTGGGTGCCATCCTCACCTATGCCGTGGTAGGCACACTCTGGAATGCCTTCACAACAGGCGCTGCCCTCTGGGGCTTGCAGCAGGCTGGACTTGTAG CCCCTAGGGTGCAGGCTGGCTTACTGGACTTTCTGCTGTTTGGGAGCCTCATCTCGGCGGTGGACCCTGTGGCCGTGCTAGCTGTCTTTGAGGAGGTGCACGTCAATGAGACTCTCTTTATCATCGTCTTTGGCGAGTCCCTGCTCAACGATGCAGTCACCGTG GTGCTGTACAAGGTCTGCAACTCCTTTGTGGAGATGGGCTCTGCCAACGTGCAGGCCACTGACTACCTGAAGGGAGTCG cctccctgttTGTGGTCAGTCTGGGCGGGGCAGCCGTGGGCTTAGTCTTTGCCTTCCTCCTGGCCCTGACCACACGCTTCACCAAGCGGGTCCGCATCATCGAGCCGCTGCTGGTCTTCCTCCTCGCCTACGCAGCCTACCTCACTGCTGAAATGGCCTCGCTCTCCGCCATTCTTGC GGTGACCATGTGTGGCCTGGGCTGTAAGAAGTACGTGGAGGCCAACATCTCCCATAAGTCACGCACAACTGTCAAATATACAATGAAGACTCTAGCCAGCTGTGCTGAGACCGTCATCTTCATGCTGCTTGGCATCTCAGCTGTAGACTCTTCTAAGTGGGCCTGGGATTCTGGGCTGGTGCTTGGAACCCTCATCTTCATCCTGTTCTTCCGAGCCCTCG GCGTAGTCCTGCAGACCTGGGTGCTGAATCAGTTCCGGCTAGTCCCTCTGGACAAGATTGACCAAGTGGTGATGTCCTATGGGGGCCTGCGGGGGGCTGTGGCCTTTGCTCTCGTCATCCTACTGGATAGGACCAAGGTCCCTGCCAAGGACTACTTTGTAGCCACCACTATTGTAGTGGTCTTCTTCACAGTCATCGTGCAG GGCTTGACCATCAAGCCACTGGTCAAATGGCTGAAGGTGAAGAGGAGTGAGCATCACAAACCCACCCTGAACCAGGAGCTGCATGAGCAC ACTTTTGACCACATTCTGGCTGCAGTGGAGGACGTTGTGGGGCACCATGGCTACCACTACTGGAGGGACAG GTGGGAGCAGTTTGACAAGAAATACCTGAGTCAGCTACTGATGCGACGGTCAGCCTACCGCATCCGGGACCAGATCTGGGATGTGTACTACAGGCTCAACATCCGGGATGCCATCAGCTTTGTGGACCAG GGAGGCCACGTCTTATCTTCCACAGGTCTCACTCTGCCTTCTATGCCCAGCCGCAATTCTGTGGCAGAGACTTCTGTTACCAACCTGCT GAGGGAGAGTGGCAGTGGAGCATGTCTGGATCTGCAGGTGATTGACACGGTACGCAGCGGCCGGGATCGTGAGGATGCTGTGATGCATCATCTGCTCTGCGGAGGCCTCTACAAGCCGCGCCGTAGG TACAAAGCCAGCTGCAGTCGCCACTTCATCTCAGAGGATGCGCAGGAGCGGCAGGACAAGGAGGTCTTCCAGCAGAACATGAAGCGGCGGCTGGAGTCCTTTAAGTCCACCAAGCACAACATCTGCTTCACCAAGAGCAAGCCGCGACCCCGCAAGACTGGCCGCAGGAAG GATGGAGTGGCGAATGCTGAGGCTACAAATGGGAAACCTGGAGACCTGGGCTTTCAGGACACAG CTGCTGTGATATTAACCGTGGagtctgaggaggaggaggaggaaagcgACAGttcagagacagagaaggaggacGATGAGGGGATCATCTTTGTGGCTCGGGCCACCAGTGAGGTTCTCCAAGAGGGCAAGGTCTCAG GAAACCTTGAGGTGTGCCCAAGCCCACGAATCATTCCCCCCTCCCCAACCTGTGCAGAGAAGGAGCTCCCCTGGAAGAGTGGGCAGGGGGACCTGGCAGTGTACGTGTCCTCGGAAACCACCAAGATTGTGCCTGTGGACATGCAGACCGGTTGGAACCAGAGCATCTCATCCCTGGAGAGCCTAGCGTCCCCTCCCTGTAACCAGGCCCCAATTCTGACCTGCCTGCCTCCCCATCCACGGGGCGCTGAAGAGCCCCAGGCCCCTCTCCACCTGCCTTCTGATCCACGCCCTAGCTTTGCCTTCCCCCCAAGCCTGGCCAAGGCTGGCCGCTCCCGCAGTGAGAGCAGCGCCGACCTCCCCCAGCAGCAAGAGCTGCAGCCCCTCATGGGCCACAAGGACCACACCCATCTCAGCCCAGGCACCACTACCTCCCACTGGTGCATCCAGTTCAACAGAGGCAGCCGGCTGTAG
- the SLC9A5 gene encoding sodium/hydrogen exchanger 5 isoform X1, giving the protein MLRAALSLLALPLAGAAEEPTQKPESPGEPPPGLELFRWQWHEVEAPYLVALWILVASLAKIVFHLSRKVTSLVPESCLLILLGLVLGGIVLAVAKKAEYQLEPGTFFLFLLPPIVLDSGYFMPSRLFFDNLGAILTYAVVGTLWNAFTTGAALWGLQQAGLVAPRVQAGLLDFLLFGSLISAVDPVAVLAVFEEVHVNETLFIIVFGESLLNDAVTVVLYKVCNSFVEMGSANVQATDYLKGVASLFVVSLGGAAVGLVFAFLLALTTRFTKRVRIIEPLLVFLLAYAAYLTAEMASLSAILAVTMCGLGCKKYVEANISHKSRTTVKYTMKTLASCAETVIFMLLGISAVDSSKWAWDSGLVLGTLIFILFFRALGVVLQTWVLNQFRLVPLDKIDQVVMSYGGLRGAVAFALVILLDRTKVPAKDYFVATTIVVVFFTVIVQGLTIKPLVKWLKVKRSEHHKPTLNQELHEHTFDHILAAVEDVVGHHGYHYWRDRWEQFDKKYLSQLLMRRSAYRIRDQIWDVYYRLNIRDAISFVDQGGHVLSSTGLTLPSMPSRNSVAETSVTNLLRESGSGACLDLQVIDTVRSGRDREDAVMHHLLCGGLYKPRRRYKASCSRHFISEDAQERQDKEVFQQNMKRRLESFKSTKHNICFTKSKPRPRKTGRRKKDGVANAEATNGKPGDLGFQDTAAVILTVESEEEEEESDSSETEKEDDEGIIFVARATSEVLQEGKVSGNLEVCPSPRIIPPSPTCAEKELPWKSGQGDLAVYVSSETTKIVPVDMQTGWNQSISSLESLASPPCNQAPILTCLPPHPRGAEEPQAPLHLPSDPRPSFAFPPSLAKAGRSRSESSADLPQQQELQPLMGHKDHTHLSPGTTTSHWCIQFNRGSRL; this is encoded by the exons ATGCTGCGCGCCGCCCTGTCCCTGCTCGCGCTGCCCCTGGCGGGGGCGGCCGAAGAGCCCACCCAGAAGCCAGAGTCCCCAGGCGAGCCTCCCCCAGGCTTGGAGCTCTTCCGCTGGCAGTGGCACGAGGTCGAGGCGCCCTACCTGGTGGCCCTGTGGATCCTggtggccagcctggccaaaattg TATTTCACCTTTCTCGGAAAGTAACATCTCTGGTCCCTGAGAGCTGCCTGCTGATTTTGCTGGGCCTGGTGCTAGGGGGCATTGTTTTGGCTGTGGCCAAGAAAGCTGAGTACCAGCTGGAGCCAGgcaccttcttcctcttcctgctgcCTCCTATTGTGTTGGACTCAGGCTATTTCATGCCTAGCAGACTGTTCTTTGACAACTTGGGTGCCATCCTCACCTATGCCGTGGTAGGCACACTCTGGAATGCCTTCACAACAGGCGCTGCCCTCTGGGGCTTGCAGCAGGCTGGACTTGTAG CCCCTAGGGTGCAGGCTGGCTTACTGGACTTTCTGCTGTTTGGGAGCCTCATCTCGGCGGTGGACCCTGTGGCCGTGCTAGCTGTCTTTGAGGAGGTGCACGTCAATGAGACTCTCTTTATCATCGTCTTTGGCGAGTCCCTGCTCAACGATGCAGTCACCGTG GTGCTGTACAAGGTCTGCAACTCCTTTGTGGAGATGGGCTCTGCCAACGTGCAGGCCACTGACTACCTGAAGGGAGTCG cctccctgttTGTGGTCAGTCTGGGCGGGGCAGCCGTGGGCTTAGTCTTTGCCTTCCTCCTGGCCCTGACCACACGCTTCACCAAGCGGGTCCGCATCATCGAGCCGCTGCTGGTCTTCCTCCTCGCCTACGCAGCCTACCTCACTGCTGAAATGGCCTCGCTCTCCGCCATTCTTGC GGTGACCATGTGTGGCCTGGGCTGTAAGAAGTACGTGGAGGCCAACATCTCCCATAAGTCACGCACAACTGTCAAATATACAATGAAGACTCTAGCCAGCTGTGCTGAGACCGTCATCTTCATGCTGCTTGGCATCTCAGCTGTAGACTCTTCTAAGTGGGCCTGGGATTCTGGGCTGGTGCTTGGAACCCTCATCTTCATCCTGTTCTTCCGAGCCCTCG GCGTAGTCCTGCAGACCTGGGTGCTGAATCAGTTCCGGCTAGTCCCTCTGGACAAGATTGACCAAGTGGTGATGTCCTATGGGGGCCTGCGGGGGGCTGTGGCCTTTGCTCTCGTCATCCTACTGGATAGGACCAAGGTCCCTGCCAAGGACTACTTTGTAGCCACCACTATTGTAGTGGTCTTCTTCACAGTCATCGTGCAG GGCTTGACCATCAAGCCACTGGTCAAATGGCTGAAGGTGAAGAGGAGTGAGCATCACAAACCCACCCTGAACCAGGAGCTGCATGAGCAC ACTTTTGACCACATTCTGGCTGCAGTGGAGGACGTTGTGGGGCACCATGGCTACCACTACTGGAGGGACAG GTGGGAGCAGTTTGACAAGAAATACCTGAGTCAGCTACTGATGCGACGGTCAGCCTACCGCATCCGGGACCAGATCTGGGATGTGTACTACAGGCTCAACATCCGGGATGCCATCAGCTTTGTGGACCAG GGAGGCCACGTCTTATCTTCCACAGGTCTCACTCTGCCTTCTATGCCCAGCCGCAATTCTGTGGCAGAGACTTCTGTTACCAACCTGCT GAGGGAGAGTGGCAGTGGAGCATGTCTGGATCTGCAGGTGATTGACACGGTACGCAGCGGCCGGGATCGTGAGGATGCTGTGATGCATCATCTGCTCTGCGGAGGCCTCTACAAGCCGCGCCGTAGG TACAAAGCCAGCTGCAGTCGCCACTTCATCTCAGAGGATGCGCAGGAGCGGCAGGACAAGGAGGTCTTCCAGCAGAACATGAAGCGGCGGCTGGAGTCCTTTAAGTCCACCAAGCACAACATCTGCTTCACCAAGAGCAAGCCGCGACCCCGCAAGACTGGCCGCAGGAAG AAGGATGGAGTGGCGAATGCTGAGGCTACAAATGGGAAACCTGGAGACCTGGGCTTTCAGGACACAG CTGCTGTGATATTAACCGTGGagtctgaggaggaggaggaggaaagcgACAGttcagagacagagaaggaggacGATGAGGGGATCATCTTTGTGGCTCGGGCCACCAGTGAGGTTCTCCAAGAGGGCAAGGTCTCAG GAAACCTTGAGGTGTGCCCAAGCCCACGAATCATTCCCCCCTCCCCAACCTGTGCAGAGAAGGAGCTCCCCTGGAAGAGTGGGCAGGGGGACCTGGCAGTGTACGTGTCCTCGGAAACCACCAAGATTGTGCCTGTGGACATGCAGACCGGTTGGAACCAGAGCATCTCATCCCTGGAGAGCCTAGCGTCCCCTCCCTGTAACCAGGCCCCAATTCTGACCTGCCTGCCTCCCCATCCACGGGGCGCTGAAGAGCCCCAGGCCCCTCTCCACCTGCCTTCTGATCCACGCCCTAGCTTTGCCTTCCCCCCAAGCCTGGCCAAGGCTGGCCGCTCCCGCAGTGAGAGCAGCGCCGACCTCCCCCAGCAGCAAGAGCTGCAGCCCCTCATGGGCCACAAGGACCACACCCATCTCAGCCCAGGCACCACTACCTCCCACTGGTGCATCCAGTTCAACAGAGGCAGCCGGCTGTAG
- the SLC9A5 gene encoding sodium/hydrogen exchanger 5 isoform X3 — MLRAALSLLALPLAGAAEEPTQKPESPGEPPPGLELFRWQWHEVEAPYLVALWILVASLAKIAPRVQAGLLDFLLFGSLISAVDPVAVLAVFEEVHVNETLFIIVFGESLLNDAVTVVLYKVCNSFVEMGSANVQATDYLKGVASLFVVSLGGAAVGLVFAFLLALTTRFTKRVRIIEPLLVFLLAYAAYLTAEMASLSAILAVTMCGLGCKKYVEANISHKSRTTVKYTMKTLASCAETVIFMLLGISAVDSSKWAWDSGLVLGTLIFILFFRALGVVLQTWVLNQFRLVPLDKIDQVVMSYGGLRGAVAFALVILLDRTKVPAKDYFVATTIVVVFFTVIVQGLTIKPLVKWLKVKRSEHHKPTLNQELHEHTFDHILAAVEDVVGHHGYHYWRDRWEQFDKKYLSQLLMRRSAYRIRDQIWDVYYRLNIRDAISFVDQGGHVLSSTGLTLPSMPSRNSVAETSVTNLLRESGSGACLDLQVIDTVRSGRDREDAVMHHLLCGGLYKPRRRYKASCSRHFISEDAQERQDKEVFQQNMKRRLESFKSTKHNICFTKSKPRPRKTGRRKKDGVANAEATNGKPGDLGFQDTAAVILTVESEEEEEESDSSETEKEDDEGIIFVARATSEVLQEGKVSGNLEVCPSPRIIPPSPTCAEKELPWKSGQGDLAVYVSSETTKIVPVDMQTGWNQSISSLESLASPPCNQAPILTCLPPHPRGAEEPQAPLHLPSDPRPSFAFPPSLAKAGRSRSESSADLPQQQELQPLMGHKDHTHLSPGTTTSHWCIQFNRGSRL, encoded by the exons ATGCTGCGCGCCGCCCTGTCCCTGCTCGCGCTGCCCCTGGCGGGGGCGGCCGAAGAGCCCACCCAGAAGCCAGAGTCCCCAGGCGAGCCTCCCCCAGGCTTGGAGCTCTTCCGCTGGCAGTGGCACGAGGTCGAGGCGCCCTACCTGGTGGCCCTGTGGATCCTggtggccagcctggccaaaattg CCCCTAGGGTGCAGGCTGGCTTACTGGACTTTCTGCTGTTTGGGAGCCTCATCTCGGCGGTGGACCCTGTGGCCGTGCTAGCTGTCTTTGAGGAGGTGCACGTCAATGAGACTCTCTTTATCATCGTCTTTGGCGAGTCCCTGCTCAACGATGCAGTCACCGTG GTGCTGTACAAGGTCTGCAACTCCTTTGTGGAGATGGGCTCTGCCAACGTGCAGGCCACTGACTACCTGAAGGGAGTCG cctccctgttTGTGGTCAGTCTGGGCGGGGCAGCCGTGGGCTTAGTCTTTGCCTTCCTCCTGGCCCTGACCACACGCTTCACCAAGCGGGTCCGCATCATCGAGCCGCTGCTGGTCTTCCTCCTCGCCTACGCAGCCTACCTCACTGCTGAAATGGCCTCGCTCTCCGCCATTCTTGC GGTGACCATGTGTGGCCTGGGCTGTAAGAAGTACGTGGAGGCCAACATCTCCCATAAGTCACGCACAACTGTCAAATATACAATGAAGACTCTAGCCAGCTGTGCTGAGACCGTCATCTTCATGCTGCTTGGCATCTCAGCTGTAGACTCTTCTAAGTGGGCCTGGGATTCTGGGCTGGTGCTTGGAACCCTCATCTTCATCCTGTTCTTCCGAGCCCTCG GCGTAGTCCTGCAGACCTGGGTGCTGAATCAGTTCCGGCTAGTCCCTCTGGACAAGATTGACCAAGTGGTGATGTCCTATGGGGGCCTGCGGGGGGCTGTGGCCTTTGCTCTCGTCATCCTACTGGATAGGACCAAGGTCCCTGCCAAGGACTACTTTGTAGCCACCACTATTGTAGTGGTCTTCTTCACAGTCATCGTGCAG GGCTTGACCATCAAGCCACTGGTCAAATGGCTGAAGGTGAAGAGGAGTGAGCATCACAAACCCACCCTGAACCAGGAGCTGCATGAGCAC ACTTTTGACCACATTCTGGCTGCAGTGGAGGACGTTGTGGGGCACCATGGCTACCACTACTGGAGGGACAG GTGGGAGCAGTTTGACAAGAAATACCTGAGTCAGCTACTGATGCGACGGTCAGCCTACCGCATCCGGGACCAGATCTGGGATGTGTACTACAGGCTCAACATCCGGGATGCCATCAGCTTTGTGGACCAG GGAGGCCACGTCTTATCTTCCACAGGTCTCACTCTGCCTTCTATGCCCAGCCGCAATTCTGTGGCAGAGACTTCTGTTACCAACCTGCT GAGGGAGAGTGGCAGTGGAGCATGTCTGGATCTGCAGGTGATTGACACGGTACGCAGCGGCCGGGATCGTGAGGATGCTGTGATGCATCATCTGCTCTGCGGAGGCCTCTACAAGCCGCGCCGTAGG TACAAAGCCAGCTGCAGTCGCCACTTCATCTCAGAGGATGCGCAGGAGCGGCAGGACAAGGAGGTCTTCCAGCAGAACATGAAGCGGCGGCTGGAGTCCTTTAAGTCCACCAAGCACAACATCTGCTTCACCAAGAGCAAGCCGCGACCCCGCAAGACTGGCCGCAGGAAG AAGGATGGAGTGGCGAATGCTGAGGCTACAAATGGGAAACCTGGAGACCTGGGCTTTCAGGACACAG CTGCTGTGATATTAACCGTGGagtctgaggaggaggaggaggaaagcgACAGttcagagacagagaaggaggacGATGAGGGGATCATCTTTGTGGCTCGGGCCACCAGTGAGGTTCTCCAAGAGGGCAAGGTCTCAG GAAACCTTGAGGTGTGCCCAAGCCCACGAATCATTCCCCCCTCCCCAACCTGTGCAGAGAAGGAGCTCCCCTGGAAGAGTGGGCAGGGGGACCTGGCAGTGTACGTGTCCTCGGAAACCACCAAGATTGTGCCTGTGGACATGCAGACCGGTTGGAACCAGAGCATCTCATCCCTGGAGAGCCTAGCGTCCCCTCCCTGTAACCAGGCCCCAATTCTGACCTGCCTGCCTCCCCATCCACGGGGCGCTGAAGAGCCCCAGGCCCCTCTCCACCTGCCTTCTGATCCACGCCCTAGCTTTGCCTTCCCCCCAAGCCTGGCCAAGGCTGGCCGCTCCCGCAGTGAGAGCAGCGCCGACCTCCCCCAGCAGCAAGAGCTGCAGCCCCTCATGGGCCACAAGGACCACACCCATCTCAGCCCAGGCACCACTACCTCCCACTGGTGCATCCAGTTCAACAGAGGCAGCCGGCTGTAG